From the genome of Acidobacteriota bacterium:
GTGAGCATCCTGCCCCGGCGCAAGGTCGTCGTCAACGTCCTGACCGTCCAGGACATCCGGAACTACTATCAGATCATCGGCGCGCTGGAAAGCACGGCTCTTATGACCGGGTTCGACAAAATCGGGGCGGCCGAAATCGAAGCCATGGCGGAACTGAATGCCGGCATGAAAGAGGCCGTCGAACAAAACGATTTCGATCTCTATTACGAGCGGAACCTCGCCTTTCACAACACCTTTCTCAACCCCTGTGGAAATGCCTATCTCATCGAAATGGTCAATGTCCTGAAAAAGCGGCTCTACGACTTCCCGCGCCAGAAGGGATTCGTCAAGGAATGGGAGGCCGCGTCGGTGGGCGAGCACGCGCGCCTGCTCGAAGCGATTCGCGAGGGGCGCTCCCTTGATGCCGCAAACTTCATCCGCGATGTCCACTGGTCCTTCGAAGTCCAGGAAAAGTTCATCGAGAAGTATTACAATCACATTCCGATCACGGAATCCTGAGCCGCAAAAACCCCCGGCCGGATCGCTCGGAGTGATGCTGTTCATGCCGCGGTCCCGTAAAGCATTTCGACCGGAACAGGCATCCTGAAATCGCCGCGCGGTTGACGGCCCTCTGAATTTGAAAGCGTGCGTCCCGTGGTTTGTCGGGCGTCTATACATGCGGAACCCCCTCGTGATAGATTGTTATCGACAGATTAGATCGGGAGGAACGGACATGACAAGACGAAAATTCGGCTTGGGAAGCCTTGGGGCCGGCCTAATCCTGGCGATGGCCATGATCCCGTGTCTTCGTGCCCTGGATGCTTCGGAAACCGAAGCGCCGCCGCTTTCGCTCGAGAGGATCTTCGCCTCCCGCGAATTCGCCTCCGAGCGGTTCGGTCCGGCCCGCTGGATGAAGGACGGACGATCTTATACAACCCTCGAGGATTCGACGGACGTCGAAGGCGGGAGGGACATCGTCCTCTACCGGACCGGCACGGGCGGTCGCGAAATCCTGATTCCGGCCGCCTCGCTGATACCCTCAGGCGAAGCCAAGCCTCTGGATATTCATGACTACGTCTGGTCGGCCGACAGTCGCCGCCTTCTCGTTATGACCAATTCCCGGCGCGTCTGGCGCCGGAATACGCGAGGCGACTTCTGGGTGCTCGATCGTGAAAGCGGGGCGCTGACGCGGCTGGGACGGGATTTCGAAGAGTCCCGGCTCATGTTCGCCAAATTCTCTCCCGACGGCGGCCGGGCGGCCTATGTCTACAAGAACGATATTTATGAGGAAGAGATTGAAACCGGCCGCATCGTGCGCCTGACCTGGGACGGGTCGGAGGACATCATCAACGGAACGTCGGACTGGGTCAACGAGGAGGAATTCGGCATCCGCGACGGCTTCCGGTGGAGCCCGGACGGAACCCGGATCGCCTTCTGGCGGTTCGATCAGTCCCGGGTCAAAGACTTCCACATGATCAACAACACGGACGATCTCTATCCGCGGATCATCACCTTCAAATACCCCAAGGCCGGCGAGACGAATTCCGCCGTCTTTCTGGGCGTCGTCCCTTCAGGAGGAGGTCCGGCGACCTGGATCCAGGCGCCCGGCGACCGGCGCAACCACTACATCGCCCGGATGGATTGGATGCCCGACGGCCGCGGCGTCGTCTTTCAGTACCTCAACCGGCTCCAGAACACGAACATCCTCATGATCGGAGATGCGGCAACCGGAGATGTCCGGACGGTTTTTGTCGATCGTGACGACGCCTGGGTGGACGTCATGGATGAGTTCCTCTGGGTGAAAAACGGAACCTCGCTTGTCTGGCTGAGCGAGCGGAACGGTTGGCGCCAGGCTTTTCTTGTGCCCCGGACCGGAGGAGAACCCGTGTGTCTCACGCCGGGCGCCTATGACGTCATTTCGCTCTCGGCCGTCGACGACAAGGGCGGCTGGCTGTATTTTATCGCCTCTCCAGAAAATCCGACGCAGCGTTATCTCCACCGCGTCCGCCTCGACGGCCGCGGGAAACTTGAGCGGCTGACTCCGGCCGGGCAGTCCGGCACGCACTCCTATGCCCTCTCGCCGACGGCGGAATGGGCGTTTCACACCTTCACGACGTTCGATGCTCCGCCGGTCGTTTCGCTTGTCAAGCTTCCCGGGCATGAAAACGTCCGTGTCATGGCGGCCAACGCAAAACTCATCGAGGCCGTCCGGTCGCTGAAGCCGGCCTCAACGGAATTTTTCCGCGTGGACATCGGGGACGGCGTACTCCTCGACGGCTGGTCCATCAAGCCTCCCGATTTCGACCCGGCGAAAAAATATCCCCTGTTCATCCACGTCTACGGCGAGCCGGCCGGCCAGACCGTCCTCGATCGCTGGGGAGGCAACAACCGGCTCTGGCACCAGATGCTGGCCGAGCAGGGCTACGTCGTCGTCAGCCTGGACAACCGCGGCACTCCGGCGCCCCGCGGCCGCGAATGGCGGAAGTGCATCTACGGCCAGGTCGGCATTCTTGCCTCGGCCGATCAGGCGGCGGCCCTGCGCGCGCTTCTGAAGACATGGCCGTTTCTCGATTCCGAACGGGTCGGGATTTGGGGCTGGAGCGGCGGGGGCCAGATGACCCTCAATGCCATGTTCCGCTATCCCGAACTCTACAAGACCGGAATCGCCATCGCCTTCGTCAGCCACCAGAAATACTACGACACGATCTACCAGGAGCGGTTCATGGGACTGCCCCGCGACAACCCGGAGGGATACGAACAGGGATCGCCGCTGACCTTCGCCTCCCGGCTCGAAGGGAATCTATTCATCGCCCACGGCACGGCCGACGACAACGTTCACTATCAGGCCTTCGAAGCCCTCGTCAACGAACTCATCGCCCACAACAAGCCGTTCACGATGATGTCCTACCCGAACCGGGCCCACGGCATTTCCGAGGGGCCGAACACGACGCTTCATCTCTATGGTGCGATGACCCGGTTTCTGCTGAAAAACCTTTCTCCAGCCCCCCTGAATCGCGAATTGGAGTAAAGCGGTTGGATAGAGCCGTCATGGCGCATTCCGACCGTTCCCGGGCCGGCCGGGTCGACGACGCGCTGCACCATCTTTACAATTTCATCGAACTGGTCTGGAGAGACCTCCGAACTCCCGCCGGGCTTTCTCCCCGTTTTTGGCTGCGTTCGTGGCGCAAGGGTTTTTGCCGGTTCAGTTTCCAACTCTATGGTCTCGATAGGAAGGCGTCCGATGGATATCTCAGCGATGTCCGGGCCCTGAGAACGCTTTGGATCGACTCCCTGTTCCGGGAGATGATCGACAACAAAGCCGTCTTCCATGCTCTGATGATTTGCCACGGATTTCCCGTTCCCGAATTGCATGGCGTCATCCGCCGCGGCCGGTTTTTCGACTTCGGATCCGGCGCCTCCATGCCGGCTGCCGACATTCCGGTCCGGCTTCTGCCGGATGGCGGCCGGTTGGCGGTGAAACCTTTGCGGGGTCATAGCGGTGCGGGCTTCCTGCGGCTGTCACGCGAGGAAAGCGGTGTGGCGGTCAACGGAACGCTGACCGAGCCGGGTCAATTGGAGGCCCTGCTGGCCGGTCTGAACCTGCAGGTTGTCACAGGGTTTGTGGTTCAGGGACGATACGGCTCCGGGCTGTTCCCGGATACCACCAACACCCTGCGCATCGTGACTCTGATCGATCCGGATACCCACGAGCCCTTCATCGCCCGCGCGGTTCAGCGTATCGGCAACTCCCGTTCTTTCCCTGTCGACAATTTTAATCTCAGACGAGCGGGATTATGCGCCCCGGTGGATCTTGACTCCGGCCGGCTTGGACCCGGAGTCACTGTCGGAAAACGCTGTCAGGTCATCCGGCACGACCGCCATCCCGAGACCGGGGGAGACATTGCCGGTGTCGAGATTCCGAATTGGCCGGACATCCGCCGCGGCATTCTTGATTGCGCCCGGCGCTTCGCCTTTGTTCCCTGCTTTGCCTGGGACATCGCGGTCACCGAGCCCGGATTCACAATCATCGAGGGCAATTCCTCAACGGGGGTCATATTTCTCCAAATGCACGGACCCCTCCTGGCCGACCCCCGGGTCCGCCGATTCTATACCTATCACCGCATTGTGCGCTGAAGCGCCGGGCTGTTTTCAGGCTTTCAGGATCGCTTCGATAGCGCCGGCGTATTCCGCGCTTTCGTCGTCGGCCGTGATGATCTCGATTGCGGCGGCCGAACCCGCCCCGAGGCCGAGTTCGGCCGCCCGGGCGATCTGCTCTTGGGCGAAGATCGGCGTCTCCATGACGGCCTTGTTGCTGCCGAGATGTCTCAGAACGGCAAGCCCCGCGGCGTCCACGGCCACCCGGTCCGTTCCCGCCAGAAACACGTTCGCTGTCCGGAGTTCGCCTTTCATGGGTCCGCCGTCGACGAAGACCTCAACGCCGTCCAGGACGACAAGCGCCGGCGTGTAGGCCCAGTTGATTTCCGCGATCATTTTTCTCATGTCGGGCGAGCCGTGAAGCTCTCTCATGTAACCGTGGCCTTTTCGGGGGACGACCCCGACGGAGTTTTTAAGGGCCATGGTGAAGACACCGCCGAACTGGTGGGTTTTGAGACAACAGGTCGAGATGACGCATTCGGTTTCGACGACAGGCCGGGCGACGAGAAAACCGTCCTTCCAGTGGGAGCCGGGCGGGTCGAAACGGACGTAGCCGTCTTCGCCGAGCTCGTCCAGATTGATGACCTCGGCGTCGAACCCGGCGGCCAGTTCGTGAATGCCCAGTTTCGCCAGGACCTCCTCGGTCGGTTCGGGGCCGCTGCGGTCGCCGACGGCCAGGCTTTTCGGGCCCATGTCCCTGACGGCGGCCAGCAGTTCGTGCAGCGTGTCGTTGTGTGTGGATCCGGGTGTCGGGTCGGATGTGTTGAAGTTCGGCTTGACGAGAACCGATTTGCCCTTTCCGGGATTGAGACCCAGAATCTCCAGGGATTTTCGGACGCCGGCTTTCCGGTCGGATGTCTTGACCAGAACGACCCGGGATTTCCCGGTTGCCGTTGCGGCTGTGGGTTTCGGGACGGGCGGTTGCATGGCCCCGTGTCCGCCTCCGGCGAGCCCGGCCGCCGCGCCGCAGAGTGCCAGGCCTCCCCCGGCCGCCAGAAATCCCCGCCGGGTCATGGTTTTCGATCGATGTGTCATGATTCCCTCTCCTCGAACCAAGAATACAGGCCCGGGCGGTCCGAGTCAAACCGTTCGTTTTGCCGCGGCCTCCGGATTCCTTTATAATAAGCGCAGAAAATTTTGGAAATGCGC
Proteins encoded in this window:
- a CDS encoding DUF362 domain-containing protein; the protein is MTHRSKTMTRRGFLAAGGGLALCGAAAGLAGGGHGAMQPPVPKPTAATATGKSRVVLVKTSDRKAGVRKSLEILGLNPGKGKSVLVKPNFNTSDPTPGSTHNDTLHELLAAVRDMGPKSLAVGDRSGPEPTEEVLAKLGIHELAAGFDAEVINLDELGEDGYVRFDPPGSHWKDGFLVARPVVETECVISTCCLKTHQFGGVFTMALKNSVGVVPRKGHGYMRELHGSPDMRKMIAEINWAYTPALVVLDGVEVFVDGGPMKGELRTANVFLAGTDRVAVDAAGLAVLRHLGSNKAVMETPIFAQEQIARAAELGLGAGSAAAIEIITADDESAEYAGAIEAILKA
- a CDS encoding DPP IV N-terminal domain-containing protein, which codes for MTRRKFGLGSLGAGLILAMAMIPCLRALDASETEAPPLSLERIFASREFASERFGPARWMKDGRSYTTLEDSTDVEGGRDIVLYRTGTGGREILIPAASLIPSGEAKPLDIHDYVWSADSRRLLVMTNSRRVWRRNTRGDFWVLDRESGALTRLGRDFEESRLMFAKFSPDGGRAAYVYKNDIYEEEIETGRIVRLTWDGSEDIINGTSDWVNEEEFGIRDGFRWSPDGTRIAFWRFDQSRVKDFHMINNTDDLYPRIITFKYPKAGETNSAVFLGVVPSGGGPATWIQAPGDRRNHYIARMDWMPDGRGVVFQYLNRLQNTNILMIGDAATGDVRTVFVDRDDAWVDVMDEFLWVKNGTSLVWLSERNGWRQAFLVPRTGGEPVCLTPGAYDVISLSAVDDKGGWLYFIASPENPTQRYLHRVRLDGRGKLERLTPAGQSGTHSYALSPTAEWAFHTFTTFDAPPVVSLVKLPGHENVRVMAANAKLIEAVRSLKPASTEFFRVDIGDGVLLDGWSIKPPDFDPAKKYPLFIHVYGEPAGQTVLDRWGGNNRLWHQMLAEQGYVVVSLDNRGTPAPRGREWRKCIYGQVGILASADQAAALRALLKTWPFLDSERVGIWGWSGGGQMTLNAMFRYPELYKTGIAIAFVSHQKYYDTIYQERFMGLPRDNPEGYEQGSPLTFASRLEGNLFIAHGTADDNVHYQAFEALVNELIAHNKPFTMMSYPNRAHGISEGPNTTLHLYGAMTRFLLKNLSPAPLNRELE
- a CDS encoding GntR family transcriptional regulator — its product is MDQKPVLNVKSLKSQVYEYLREQMRQGDILPGSVIDMEETSQKLGVSKTPLRDALLQLEMEHFVSILPRRKVVVNVLTVQDIRNYYQIIGALESTALMTGFDKIGAAEIEAMAELNAGMKEAVEQNDFDLYYERNLAFHNTFLNPCGNAYLIEMVNVLKKRLYDFPRQKGFVKEWEAASVGEHARLLEAIREGRSLDAANFIRDVHWSFEVQEKFIEKYYNHIPITES
- a CDS encoding sugar-transfer associated ATP-grasp domain-containing protein; translation: MAHSDRSRAGRVDDALHHLYNFIELVWRDLRTPAGLSPRFWLRSWRKGFCRFSFQLYGLDRKASDGYLSDVRALRTLWIDSLFREMIDNKAVFHALMICHGFPVPELHGVIRRGRFFDFGSGASMPAADIPVRLLPDGGRLAVKPLRGHSGAGFLRLSREESGVAVNGTLTEPGQLEALLAGLNLQVVTGFVVQGRYGSGLFPDTTNTLRIVTLIDPDTHEPFIARAVQRIGNSRSFPVDNFNLRRAGLCAPVDLDSGRLGPGVTVGKRCQVIRHDRHPETGGDIAGVEIPNWPDIRRGILDCARRFAFVPCFAWDIAVTEPGFTIIEGNSSTGVIFLQMHGPLLADPRVRRFYTYHRIVR